In one Parus major isolate Abel chromosome 13, Parus_major1.1, whole genome shotgun sequence genomic region, the following are encoded:
- the DND1 gene encoding dead end protein homolog 1 isoform X4, whose product MERQMWSSGINEAGKMALLAWEKETGIELVQINGQRHYGGPPPGWVGGPPPVGTEVYIARLPQDVYENTLIPLFESVGKLYEFRLMLTFSGLNRGFAYARYASWQCARSAIATFHRFQLREGCAIVVCWSTQKRELLMNGLAASVSQQELEARLQVVTEGICSVTLYTSPRQRQAKLAVLKYRSHKAAAQAKKILMEGNLRLGEAGMKVDWLDPRLKQKLQPCEEEPSSSWAQGSKSLEVPRLTALPLSLQNLLEHLNMVCWKHRLRTPLFIIRCVQVNPNGWQRFWYQVVIPDYHVSISGFTWVLPDRQGQSEHEKAKMAAALHTLKVLGESLGAS is encoded by the exons ATGGAGCGGCAG ATGTGGAGCAGCGGAATCAACGAGGCCGGTAAGATGGCCCTGCTCGCCTGGGAGAAGGAGACCGGCATCGAGCTGGTGCAAATCAACGGGCAGAGGCACTACGGAGGGCCACCCCCAG GCTGGGTGGGCGGCCCGCCGCCGGTCGGCACCGAGGTGTACATTGCCAGGCTGCCACAGGACGTCTACGAGAACACCCTGATCCCGCTCTTTGAGAGCGTGGGGAAGCTCTATGAGTTCCGCCTCATGCTGACCTTCAGCGGGCTCAACCGCGGCTTCGCCTACGCCAGGTACGCGTCCTGGCAGTGCGCCCGCAGCGCCATCGCCACCTTCCACCGCTTCCAGCTGCGTGAGGGCTGTGCCATCGTGGTGTGCTGGAGCACACAGAAGCGTGAGCTCCTCATGAACGGCCTGGCTGCATCGGTGAGCCAGCAAGAGCTGGaggccaggctgcaggtggTCACTGAGGGGATCTGCAGTGTCACCCTGTACACCAGCCCCCGCCAGAGACAGGCCAAGCTCGCTGTGCTGAAGTACAGGTCACACAAGGCTGCTGCCCAGGCCAAGAAAATCCTGATGGAAG GGAACCTGAGGCTTGGGGAAGCAGGGATGAAGGTGGACTGGCTGGACCCCCGACtgaagcagaagctgcagcccTGTGAGGAGGAGCCATCGTCCAGCTGGGCGCAGGGAAGCAAGagcctggaagtgcccaggCTGACAGCCCTGCCTCTGTCGCTGCAGAACTTGCTGGAACACCTGAACATGGTGTGCTGGAAGCATCGCCTGAGGACACCCCTGTTCATCAtcaggtgtgtccaggtgaACCCCAACGGGTGGCAGCGGTTCTGGTACCAGGTGGTGATCCCGGATTACCACGTGTCCATCAGTGGCTTCACTTGGGTCTTGCCAGACAGGCAGGGCCAGAGTGAGCATGAGAAGGCCAAgatggcagcagccctgcacacTCTCAAGGTGTTAGGTGAGTCCTTG GGTGCCAGCTGA
- the DND1 gene encoding dead end protein homolog 1 isoform X3: MLLHNAAWQWIWQFPHGVGMLPAGRLKALCSHNHRHHLLLQMWSSGINEAGKMALLAWEKETGIELVQINGQRHYGGPPPGWVGGPPPVGTEVYIARLPQDVYENTLIPLFESVGKLYEFRLMLTFSGLNRGFAYARYASWQCARSAIATFHRFQLREGCAIVVCWSTQKRELLMNGLAASVSQQELEARLQVVTEGICSVTLYTSPRQRQAKLAVLKYRSHKAAAQAKKILMEGNLRLGEAGMKVDWLDPRLKQKLQPCEEEPSSSWAQGSKSLEVPRLTALPLSLQNLLEHLNMVCWKHRLRTPLFIIRVPADLGNCSARATIEPEPCWGPGPVPASLQVVCIGLQWLLSSFLGSP, translated from the exons ATGCTCCTCCACAATGCTGCCTGGCAGTGGATCTGGCAGTTCCCTCATGGGGTTGGGatgctcccagctgggaggcTGAAAGCTCTTTGCTCACACAATCACCGCCATCATCTCCTCCTTCAGATGTGGAGCAGCGGAATCAACGAGGCCGGTAAGATGGCCCTGCTCGCCTGGGAGAAGGAGACCGGCATCGAGCTGGTGCAAATCAACGGGCAGAGGCACTACGGAGGGCCACCCCCAG GCTGGGTGGGCGGCCCGCCGCCGGTCGGCACCGAGGTGTACATTGCCAGGCTGCCACAGGACGTCTACGAGAACACCCTGATCCCGCTCTTTGAGAGCGTGGGGAAGCTCTATGAGTTCCGCCTCATGCTGACCTTCAGCGGGCTCAACCGCGGCTTCGCCTACGCCAGGTACGCGTCCTGGCAGTGCGCCCGCAGCGCCATCGCCACCTTCCACCGCTTCCAGCTGCGTGAGGGCTGTGCCATCGTGGTGTGCTGGAGCACACAGAAGCGTGAGCTCCTCATGAACGGCCTGGCTGCATCGGTGAGCCAGCAAGAGCTGGaggccaggctgcaggtggTCACTGAGGGGATCTGCAGTGTCACCCTGTACACCAGCCCCCGCCAGAGACAGGCCAAGCTCGCTGTGCTGAAGTACAGGTCACACAAGGCTGCTGCCCAGGCCAAGAAAATCCTGATGGAAG GGAACCTGAGGCTTGGGGAAGCAGGGATGAAGGTGGACTGGCTGGACCCCCGACtgaagcagaagctgcagcccTGTGAGGAGGAGCCATCGTCCAGCTGGGCGCAGGGAAGCAAGagcctggaagtgcccaggCTGACAGCCCTGCCTCTGTCGCTGCAGAACTTGCTGGAACACCTGAACATGGTGTGCTGGAAGCATCGCCTGAGGACACCCCTGTTCATCAtcag GGTGCCAGCTGACCTAGGCAACTGCTCTGCCAGAGCCACCATTGagcctgagccctgctggggtCCTGGCCCTGTTCCAGCTTCCCTTCAGGTTGTTTGCATCGGTTTGCAATGGCTGCTGTCCTCGTTCCTGGGCAGCCCTTGA
- the LCP2 gene encoding lymphocyte cytosolic protein 2 isoform X1: MDLRNVPYRSDVLTWDPDDLAEYFRTLKYKDCEKVVRKHSINGQRFLNMSENDIQKFPKLRVPIVSKLSQEINKNEGRLSFLPKWAQTQKSPENTGYAQDDGGWSSFDDDDDDDDDDYESPDEDQEKEDEADYESPTEEPEEAGHDSDGYEPPPTNNDEAHHNVIFPAKSLPSSTDYIDRPSTTRSPHQPPVPPQRPGPASFGGRSVTLPAFPPPPSNNDLSRDRNMKPLKPPAPSIDRSTKPSLDRFAPPYERESPGSGKKPGIPEKPLVSQLRSLGEQLAMMPKPPVPPSDRYERGNPPPLRKQSPGKQIWPPHKKNEEEEDTALQRPVPQLSLPPYSSNAFPPKSVKPPPKQGSNSIPAAESARNLSSTGSLPPRFHPGSNSRSPSRGPADMRPPLPAPSRQTVHQTNTQEHEPQGSLKDEWYVAFVSRPEAETALRRINKDGTFLVRDSSRKTVTHPYVLMVLYRDKVYNIQIRYQQQDHLYLLGTSLKGKEEFSSVADIIDHFQRTPLLLIDGKDRGSRNQCMLKYAAGHV; the protein is encoded by the exons ATGGACCTGCGGAACGTCCCCTACCGCTCCGACGTGCTCACCTGGGACCCAGATGACTTGGCAGAATATTTCAGGACG CTAAAGTATAAGGACTGTGAGAAAGTCGTGAGGAAGCACAGCATAAATGGACAAAGGTTTTTG AACATGTCTGAAAATGATATCCAGAAATTTCCAAAGCTCAGAGTGCC AATTGTAAGTAAATTAAGccaagaaataaacaaaaatgaagggAGGCTCTCTTTCCTTCCAAAATG GgcccaaacacaaaaatctcCAGAAAACACAG GGTACGCTCAGGATGACGGTGGCTGGTCCTCGTTT gatgatgatgatgatgatgatgatgatgactaTGAAAGCCCTGATGAAGaccaggaaaaggaagatgaggCTGACTATGAATCACCAACAGAGGAGCCTGAGGAAGCAGGACATGACAGTGATGGTTATGAGCCTCCTCCAACCAATAATGATGAAGCACATCACAATGTCATATTTCCTGCCAAGTCACTTCCAAGCAGCACAGATTATATAG ACAGACCTTCAACAACCAGATCACCACATCAGCCTCCAGTACCTCCCCAGCGACCTGGCCCAGCCTCATTTGGGGGAAGAAGTGTTACT CTGCCAGCTTTCCCTCCTCCACCAAGCAACAACGACTTGAGTAGAGACAGAAACATGAAGCCTTTGAAAC CCCCAGCTCCTTCTATAGACAGAAGCACAAAACCCTCTCTGGATCGTTTTGCTCCCCCATATGAAAGAGAAAGCCCAGGATCAG GGAAGAAGCCAGGCATTCctgaaaag CCTCTGGTTTCACAGCTCAG ATCCCTGGGAGAACAATTAGCAATGATGCCAAAACCTCCTGTCCCACCAAGTGACAGATATGAAAGAGGCAATCCACCTCCTCTAAGGAAACAGAGCCCTGGAAA acagATTTGGCCACcacacaagaaaaatgaa GAAGAAGAAGACA CTGCCCTCCAAAGACCAGTGCCACAGCTGTCTTTGCCCCCATACAGCTCCAATGCATTCCCACCCAAATCTGTCAAGCCTCCACCTAAGCAAGGATCCAacagcattcctgctgcagaaag tgctAGAAACCTGTCTTCAACTGGCTCTCTACCACCACGCTTCCATCCAG GCAGCAACAGCAGATCTCCTTCAAGAGGCCCAGCTGACATGAGACCTCCACTGCCAGCTCCTAGCAGACAGACTGTTCACCAGACAAACACACAGGAACATGAG ccccagggctctcTGAAGGATGAGTGGTACGTGGCTTTTGTCAGCCGGCCGGAGGCAGAGACAGCGCTCCGCAGGATAAACAAG gaTGGAACATTCTTGGTGAGAGACAGCTCACGAAAAACTGTAACTCACCCATATGTACTGATGGTGCTGTACAGAGATAAAGTGTACAACATCCAGATCCGGTATCAGCAGCAGGACCACTTATATTTATTAGGAACCAgcttaaaaggaaaagag
- the DND1 gene encoding dead end protein homolog 1 isoform X1 — MLLHNAAWQWIWQFPHGVGMLPAGRLKALCSHNHRHHLLLQMWSSGINEAGKMALLAWEKETGIELVQINGQRHYGGPPPGWVGGPPPVGTEVYIARLPQDVYENTLIPLFESVGKLYEFRLMLTFSGLNRGFAYARYASWQCARSAIATFHRFQLREGCAIVVCWSTQKRELLMNGLAASVSQQELEARLQVVTEGICSVTLYTSPRQRQAKLAVLKYRSHKAAAQAKKILMEGNLRLGEAGMKVDWLDPRLKQKLQPCEEEPSSSWAQGSKSLEVPRLTALPLSLQNLLEHLNMVCWKHRLRTPLFIIRCVQVNPNGWQRFWYQVVIPDYHVSISGFTWVLPDRQGQSEHEKAKMAAALHTLKVLGESLGAS; from the exons ATGCTCCTCCACAATGCTGCCTGGCAGTGGATCTGGCAGTTCCCTCATGGGGTTGGGatgctcccagctgggaggcTGAAAGCTCTTTGCTCACACAATCACCGCCATCATCTCCTCCTTCAGATGTGGAGCAGCGGAATCAACGAGGCCGGTAAGATGGCCCTGCTCGCCTGGGAGAAGGAGACCGGCATCGAGCTGGTGCAAATCAACGGGCAGAGGCACTACGGAGGGCCACCCCCAG GCTGGGTGGGCGGCCCGCCGCCGGTCGGCACCGAGGTGTACATTGCCAGGCTGCCACAGGACGTCTACGAGAACACCCTGATCCCGCTCTTTGAGAGCGTGGGGAAGCTCTATGAGTTCCGCCTCATGCTGACCTTCAGCGGGCTCAACCGCGGCTTCGCCTACGCCAGGTACGCGTCCTGGCAGTGCGCCCGCAGCGCCATCGCCACCTTCCACCGCTTCCAGCTGCGTGAGGGCTGTGCCATCGTGGTGTGCTGGAGCACACAGAAGCGTGAGCTCCTCATGAACGGCCTGGCTGCATCGGTGAGCCAGCAAGAGCTGGaggccaggctgcaggtggTCACTGAGGGGATCTGCAGTGTCACCCTGTACACCAGCCCCCGCCAGAGACAGGCCAAGCTCGCTGTGCTGAAGTACAGGTCACACAAGGCTGCTGCCCAGGCCAAGAAAATCCTGATGGAAG GGAACCTGAGGCTTGGGGAAGCAGGGATGAAGGTGGACTGGCTGGACCCCCGACtgaagcagaagctgcagcccTGTGAGGAGGAGCCATCGTCCAGCTGGGCGCAGGGAAGCAAGagcctggaagtgcccaggCTGACAGCCCTGCCTCTGTCGCTGCAGAACTTGCTGGAACACCTGAACATGGTGTGCTGGAAGCATCGCCTGAGGACACCCCTGTTCATCAtcaggtgtgtccaggtgaACCCCAACGGGTGGCAGCGGTTCTGGTACCAGGTGGTGATCCCGGATTACCACGTGTCCATCAGTGGCTTCACTTGGGTCTTGCCAGACAGGCAGGGCCAGAGTGAGCATGAGAAGGCCAAgatggcagcagccctgcacacTCTCAAGGTGTTAGGTGAGTCCTTG GGTGCCAGCTGA
- the WDR55 gene encoding WD repeat-containing protein 55: MAAAMEEEPQESPEPAAREPRVRDTPEDICLEATANAIALHPERPLLAAGDVDGDVYLYSYSCTEGENRQLWSSGHHLKSCRDVAFSQDGQKLFTVSKDKSIHILTAEEGRLETRFPKAHESALNCVLPIENHIFATGDEGGAVKVWDLRKGSAILEARQQEEYISAMTVDGNGKILLTASGDGTLGVFNVKRRRFELLSEPQNGDLTSVVLMKRGRKVACGSSEGTIYLFNWDGFGAASDRFALRAETIDCMVPITDSIVCVGSLDGVIRAVNVLPNRVLGCVGQHLGEPIEQLAVAADGKLLASSGHDQKVKFWDVSALGSMVVDDYRRKKKKGGPLRALSSKALGSGEDFFADLRDEAEPEAAVGEGGESSDSDSD, translated from the exons ATGGCGGCCGCCATGGAGGAG GAGCCCCAGGAGTCCCCGGAGCCGGCGGCGCGGGAGCCGCGAGTGCGGGACACTCCCGAGGACATTTGTCTGGAGGCCACGGCCAACGCCATCGCGCTGCACCCGGAGCGGCCGCTGCTGGCCGCGGGGGACGTGGACGGCGACGTGTACCT GTACTCGTACTCCTGCACCGAGGGGGAGAACCGGCAGCTCTGGTCCTCGGGACATCACCTCAAGTCGTGCCGGGACGTTGCGTTCTCCCAGGACGGGCAGA AGCTTTTCACTGTGTCCAAGGATAAGTCCATCCACATTCTGACAGCGGAGGAGGGACGGCTGGAAACGCGCTTCCCCAAGGCCCACGA GTCGGCCCTCAACTGCGTGTTGCCCATCGAGAACCACATCTTTGCCACGGGTGACGAAGGCGGGGCAGTGAAGGTGTGGGACCTGCGCAAGGGCAGTGCCATCCTGGAGGCACGGCAGCAGGAGGAATACATCAGTGCCATGACTGTGGATGGCAACGGGAAGATCCTACTGACAGCCAG TGGTGATGGCACCCTGGGCGTCTTCAACGTGAAGAGACGGCGCTTTGAGCTGCTCTCGGAGCCGCAGAACGGGGACCTGACGTCTGTGGTGCTGATGAAG AGGGGGAGGAAGGTGGCGTGTGGCTCCAGTGAAGGCACCATCTACCTCTTCAACTGGGACGGCTTCGGGGCCGCCAGCGACCGCTTTGCGCTCAGGGCAGAGACCATTGACTGCATGGTGCCCATCACAGACAGCATCGTGTGCGTGGGATCCCTGGATGGAGTCATCAG GGCGGTGAACGTGCTGCCGAACCGCGTGCTGGGCTGCGTGGGGCAGCACCTGGGCGAGCCCATCGAGCAGCTGGCCGTGGCCGCGGACGGGAAGCTCCTGGCCAGCAGCGGCCACGACCAGAAGGTGAAGTTCTGGGACGTGTCGGCGCTCGGGTCCATGGTGGTCGATGATTACCGGCGGAAGAAGAAGAAGGGCGGGCCGCTGCGCGCTCTCAGCAGCAAGGCGCTGGGCAGCGGGGAGGATTTCTTCGCTGACCTGCGGGACGAGGCCGAGCCGGAGGCGGCGGTGGGGGAGGGCGGTGAGAGCAGCGACAGCGACAGCGACTGA
- the LCP2 gene encoding lymphocyte cytosolic protein 2 isoform X2: MDLRNVPYRSDVLTWDPDDLAEYFRTLKYKDCEKVVRKHSINGQRFLNMSENDIQKFPKLRVPIVSKLSQEINKNEGRLSFLPKWAQTQKSPENTGYAQDDGGWSSFDDDDDDDDDYESPDEDQEKEDEADYESPTEEPEEAGHDSDGYEPPPTNNDEAHHNVIFPAKSLPSSTDYIDRPSTTRSPHQPPVPPQRPGPASFGGRSVTLPAFPPPPSNNDLSRDRNMKPLKPPAPSIDRSTKPSLDRFAPPYERESPGSGKKPGIPEKPLVSQLRSLGEQLAMMPKPPVPPSDRYERGNPPPLRKQSPGKQIWPPHKKNEEEEDTALQRPVPQLSLPPYSSNAFPPKSVKPPPKQGSNSIPAAESARNLSSTGSLPPRFHPGSNSRSPSRGPADMRPPLPAPSRQTVHQTNTQEHEPQGSLKDEWYVAFVSRPEAETALRRINKDGTFLVRDSSRKTVTHPYVLMVLYRDKVYNIQIRYQQQDHLYLLGTSLKGKEEFSSVADIIDHFQRTPLLLIDGKDRGSRNQCMLKYAAGHV; the protein is encoded by the exons ATGGACCTGCGGAACGTCCCCTACCGCTCCGACGTGCTCACCTGGGACCCAGATGACTTGGCAGAATATTTCAGGACG CTAAAGTATAAGGACTGTGAGAAAGTCGTGAGGAAGCACAGCATAAATGGACAAAGGTTTTTG AACATGTCTGAAAATGATATCCAGAAATTTCCAAAGCTCAGAGTGCC AATTGTAAGTAAATTAAGccaagaaataaacaaaaatgaagggAGGCTCTCTTTCCTTCCAAAATG GgcccaaacacaaaaatctcCAGAAAACACAG GGTACGCTCAGGATGACGGTGGCTGGTCCTCGTTT gatgatgatgatgatgatgatgatgactaTGAAAGCCCTGATGAAGaccaggaaaaggaagatgaggCTGACTATGAATCACCAACAGAGGAGCCTGAGGAAGCAGGACATGACAGTGATGGTTATGAGCCTCCTCCAACCAATAATGATGAAGCACATCACAATGTCATATTTCCTGCCAAGTCACTTCCAAGCAGCACAGATTATATAG ACAGACCTTCAACAACCAGATCACCACATCAGCCTCCAGTACCTCCCCAGCGACCTGGCCCAGCCTCATTTGGGGGAAGAAGTGTTACT CTGCCAGCTTTCCCTCCTCCACCAAGCAACAACGACTTGAGTAGAGACAGAAACATGAAGCCTTTGAAAC CCCCAGCTCCTTCTATAGACAGAAGCACAAAACCCTCTCTGGATCGTTTTGCTCCCCCATATGAAAGAGAAAGCCCAGGATCAG GGAAGAAGCCAGGCATTCctgaaaag CCTCTGGTTTCACAGCTCAG ATCCCTGGGAGAACAATTAGCAATGATGCCAAAACCTCCTGTCCCACCAAGTGACAGATATGAAAGAGGCAATCCACCTCCTCTAAGGAAACAGAGCCCTGGAAA acagATTTGGCCACcacacaagaaaaatgaa GAAGAAGAAGACA CTGCCCTCCAAAGACCAGTGCCACAGCTGTCTTTGCCCCCATACAGCTCCAATGCATTCCCACCCAAATCTGTCAAGCCTCCACCTAAGCAAGGATCCAacagcattcctgctgcagaaag tgctAGAAACCTGTCTTCAACTGGCTCTCTACCACCACGCTTCCATCCAG GCAGCAACAGCAGATCTCCTTCAAGAGGCCCAGCTGACATGAGACCTCCACTGCCAGCTCCTAGCAGACAGACTGTTCACCAGACAAACACACAGGAACATGAG ccccagggctctcTGAAGGATGAGTGGTACGTGGCTTTTGTCAGCCGGCCGGAGGCAGAGACAGCGCTCCGCAGGATAAACAAG gaTGGAACATTCTTGGTGAGAGACAGCTCACGAAAAACTGTAACTCACCCATATGTACTGATGGTGCTGTACAGAGATAAAGTGTACAACATCCAGATCCGGTATCAGCAGCAGGACCACTTATATTTATTAGGAACCAgcttaaaaggaaaagag
- the DND1 gene encoding dead end protein homolog 1 isoform X5 — MWSSGINEAGKMALLAWEKETGIELVQINGQRHYGGPPPGWVGGPPPVGTEVYIARLPQDVYENTLIPLFESVGKLYEFRLMLTFSGLNRGFAYARYASWQCARSAIATFHRFQLREGCAIVVCWSTQKRELLMNGLAASVSQQELEARLQVVTEGICSVTLYTSPRQRQAKLAVLKYRSHKAAAQAKKILMEGNLRLGEAGMKVDWLDPRLKQKLQPCEEEPSSSWAQGSKSLEVPRLTALPLSLQNLLEHLNMVCWKHRLRTPLFIIRCVQVNPNGWQRFWYQVVIPDYHVSISGFTWVLPDRQGQSEHEKAKMAAALHTLKVLGESLGAS, encoded by the exons ATGTGGAGCAGCGGAATCAACGAGGCCGGTAAGATGGCCCTGCTCGCCTGGGAGAAGGAGACCGGCATCGAGCTGGTGCAAATCAACGGGCAGAGGCACTACGGAGGGCCACCCCCAG GCTGGGTGGGCGGCCCGCCGCCGGTCGGCACCGAGGTGTACATTGCCAGGCTGCCACAGGACGTCTACGAGAACACCCTGATCCCGCTCTTTGAGAGCGTGGGGAAGCTCTATGAGTTCCGCCTCATGCTGACCTTCAGCGGGCTCAACCGCGGCTTCGCCTACGCCAGGTACGCGTCCTGGCAGTGCGCCCGCAGCGCCATCGCCACCTTCCACCGCTTCCAGCTGCGTGAGGGCTGTGCCATCGTGGTGTGCTGGAGCACACAGAAGCGTGAGCTCCTCATGAACGGCCTGGCTGCATCGGTGAGCCAGCAAGAGCTGGaggccaggctgcaggtggTCACTGAGGGGATCTGCAGTGTCACCCTGTACACCAGCCCCCGCCAGAGACAGGCCAAGCTCGCTGTGCTGAAGTACAGGTCACACAAGGCTGCTGCCCAGGCCAAGAAAATCCTGATGGAAG GGAACCTGAGGCTTGGGGAAGCAGGGATGAAGGTGGACTGGCTGGACCCCCGACtgaagcagaagctgcagcccTGTGAGGAGGAGCCATCGTCCAGCTGGGCGCAGGGAAGCAAGagcctggaagtgcccaggCTGACAGCCCTGCCTCTGTCGCTGCAGAACTTGCTGGAACACCTGAACATGGTGTGCTGGAAGCATCGCCTGAGGACACCCCTGTTCATCAtcaggtgtgtccaggtgaACCCCAACGGGTGGCAGCGGTTCTGGTACCAGGTGGTGATCCCGGATTACCACGTGTCCATCAGTGGCTTCACTTGGGTCTTGCCAGACAGGCAGGGCCAGAGTGAGCATGAGAAGGCCAAgatggcagcagccctgcacacTCTCAAGGTGTTAGGTGAGTCCTTG GGTGCCAGCTGA
- the DND1 gene encoding dead end protein homolog 1 isoform X2 yields MLLHNAAWQWIWQFPHGVGMLPAGRLKALCSHNHRHHLLLQMWSSGINEAGKMALLAWEKETGIELVQINGQRHYGGPPPGWVGGPPPVGTEVYIARLPQDVYENTLIPLFESVGKLYEFRLMLTFSGLNRGFAYARYASWQCARSAIATFHRFQLREGCAIVVCWSTQKRELLMNGLAASVSQQELEARLQVVTEGICSVTLYTSPRQRQAKLAVLKYRSHKAAAQAKKILMEGNLRLGEAGMKVDWLDPRLKQKLQPCEEEPSSSWAQGSKSLEVPRLTALPLSLQNLLEHLNMVCWKHRLRTPLFIIRCVQVNPNGWQRFWYQVVIPDYHVSISGFTWVLPDRQGQSEHEKAKMAAALHTLKVLGCQLT; encoded by the exons ATGCTCCTCCACAATGCTGCCTGGCAGTGGATCTGGCAGTTCCCTCATGGGGTTGGGatgctcccagctgggaggcTGAAAGCTCTTTGCTCACACAATCACCGCCATCATCTCCTCCTTCAGATGTGGAGCAGCGGAATCAACGAGGCCGGTAAGATGGCCCTGCTCGCCTGGGAGAAGGAGACCGGCATCGAGCTGGTGCAAATCAACGGGCAGAGGCACTACGGAGGGCCACCCCCAG GCTGGGTGGGCGGCCCGCCGCCGGTCGGCACCGAGGTGTACATTGCCAGGCTGCCACAGGACGTCTACGAGAACACCCTGATCCCGCTCTTTGAGAGCGTGGGGAAGCTCTATGAGTTCCGCCTCATGCTGACCTTCAGCGGGCTCAACCGCGGCTTCGCCTACGCCAGGTACGCGTCCTGGCAGTGCGCCCGCAGCGCCATCGCCACCTTCCACCGCTTCCAGCTGCGTGAGGGCTGTGCCATCGTGGTGTGCTGGAGCACACAGAAGCGTGAGCTCCTCATGAACGGCCTGGCTGCATCGGTGAGCCAGCAAGAGCTGGaggccaggctgcaggtggTCACTGAGGGGATCTGCAGTGTCACCCTGTACACCAGCCCCCGCCAGAGACAGGCCAAGCTCGCTGTGCTGAAGTACAGGTCACACAAGGCTGCTGCCCAGGCCAAGAAAATCCTGATGGAAG GGAACCTGAGGCTTGGGGAAGCAGGGATGAAGGTGGACTGGCTGGACCCCCGACtgaagcagaagctgcagcccTGTGAGGAGGAGCCATCGTCCAGCTGGGCGCAGGGAAGCAAGagcctggaagtgcccaggCTGACAGCCCTGCCTCTGTCGCTGCAGAACTTGCTGGAACACCTGAACATGGTGTGCTGGAAGCATCGCCTGAGGACACCCCTGTTCATCAtcaggtgtgtccaggtgaACCCCAACGGGTGGCAGCGGTTCTGGTACCAGGTGGTGATCCCGGATTACCACGTGTCCATCAGTGGCTTCACTTGGGTCTTGCCAGACAGGCAGGGCCAGAGTGAGCATGAGAAGGCCAAgatggcagcagccctgcacacTCTCAAGGTGTTAG GGTGCCAGCTGACCTAG